One genomic region from Drosophila busckii strain San Diego stock center, stock number 13000-0081.31 chromosome 3R, ASM1175060v1, whole genome shotgun sequence encodes:
- the LOC108603423 gene encoding neprilysin-2 isoform X4 — MQTVIKNPNWWRRRTKLERSLLILSSILFLVAAAGFGLYAYDAVKASSHGSMDMPPAAPEATALHGDSTTMNKVPSASKPSAESVCLTKECIHTASTVLSKINSEVEPCDNFYEFACGSYVEQENIPDDKVSISTFSVISDKLQEQLKDIITADRPDTEPKHFQLPNLLYRACMNKTLIETLGPEPITKIAKSLGGWPLLVGDSWNADNTWSWQEQVKKFRGAGFSMDYIIDFSIGVDLQNSTKRIIDLDQSSLALSREYLVKGFNETLVSAYYDYMVDIAVLFGAEKQQAKEQLLASLEFEMALANISWPNEKRRNSSELFHLRTPQQLQAAYPYVQWVDYMNALLPEGLNMKDDEVINLTVPSFFEELGKLLAKTPNRVIANYMMWRIHAFSIGFLSEEFRKRQLQYATALSGRQEQEARWKECVDIAAGSDYDAIEDGSSRYWCWMKSLGISVGSLYVRKHFNQESKSQALDMVSDIRGVFNDILNEVNWMDDKTKKEAKEKLHKMATHIGYPDEMLDNEKLAKYYEKLNINPDKYFESFLGMNIFGTDYSFNKLRLPVNKTDWIRHARPAIVNAFYSSLENSIQFPAGILQGHFFNAQRPKYMNYGAIGYVIGHEITHGFDDQGRQFDVKGNLRDWWAPDTQKAYLAKAQCIIDQYGNYTERTTGLNLNGINTQGENIADNGGVKEAYIAYQRWIEKHGAEPKLPGLDYTPQQMFWISAGQTWCAKYRKESLKMRITTGVHSPSEFRVLGPFSNVKDFAKDFQCPEGSFMNPVQKCEVW, encoded by the exons ATGCAAACAGTCATTAA GAACCCCAACTGGTGGCGTAGACGCACCAAGCTGGAGCGCAGCCTGCTCATACTGAGCAGCATACTGTTccttgttgccgccgctggcTTTGGTCTCTACGCCTACGATGCAGTGAAGGCCAGCAGCCATGGCAGCATGGACATGCCGCCAGCGGCGCCAGAGGCTACGGCCTTGCATGGCGACAGCACCACGATGAACAAGGTGCCCAGCGCCAGCAAACCCAGTGCGGAGAGCGTGTGCCTGACCAAGGAGTGCATACACACCGCCTCCACTGTGCTCAGCAAGATTAACTCCGAGGTGGAGCCCTGCGACAACTTTTACGAATTCGCCTGCGGCAGCTACGTGGAGCAGGAGAACATACCCGACGACAAGGTGTCCATTAGCACGTTCTCTGTCATCTCTGACAAGCTGCAGGAGCAGTTGAAGGACATCATCACCGCCGACCGACCAGACACAGAGCCCAAGCACTTCCAGCTGCCCAACTTGCTCTACAGAGCCTGCATGAACAAGA CGCTCATTGAGACCTTGGGCCCGGAGCCGATTACCAAGATAGCCAAAAGCTTGGGCGGCTGGCCGTTGCTGGTGGGCGACAGCTGGAACGCAGACAATACTTGGAGCTGGCAGGAGCAGGTCAAGAAGTTCCGTGGCGCTGGCTTCAGCATGGACTACATCATTGATTTCTCCATTGGCGTCGATCTGCAGAACAGCACCAAGCGCATCATAGAC CTGGATCAATCCTCTTTGGCACTGAGTCGCGAGTATCTGGTCAAAGGCTTCAATGAGACGTTGGTCAGTGCTTACTACGACTATATGGTGGACATAGCGGTGCTGTTTGGTGCCGAGAAGCAGCAGGCCAAGGAGCAGCTGCTCGCCTCGCTCGAGTTTGAAATGGCGCTGGCCAAT ATCTCTTGGCCCAATGAGAAGCGTCGCAACTCCTCGGAGTTGTTCCATCTGCGCacgccacagcagctgcaagcggCGTATCCTTATGTGCAGTGGGTGGACTATATGAATGCGCTGTTGCCCGAGGGGCTGAACATGAAGGATGATGAGGTCATCAATCTAACAGTGCCGTCGTTCTTCGAGGAGCTGGgcaagctgctggccaaaacACCCAATCGCGTGATTGCCAACTATATGATGTGGCGCATCCATGCCTTCTCCATTGGCTTCCTCAGCGAGGAGTTCCGCAAGCGGCAGCTGCAATATGCCACCGCCTTGTCTGGCCGTCAGGAGCAGGAGGCGCGCTGGAAGGAGTGCGTCGATATCGCCGCCGGCAG TGACTATGATGCTATCGAGGATGGTTCTTCTAGGTATTGGTGTTGGATGAAAAG CCTTGGCATATCCGTGGGATCGCTCTATGTGCGCAAGCACTTTAACCAGGAGTCAAAGTCGCAAGCCTTGGATATGGTTTCGGATATACGCGGTGTGTTCAACGATATACTCAATGAGGTCAACTGGATGGATGATAAGACCAAGAAGGAGGCCAAGGAGAAGCTGCACAAGATGGCCACGCACATTGGCTACCCCGATGAGATGCTGGACAATGAGAAGCTAGCCAAATACTACGAAAAACTCAATATTAATCCCGACAAATACTTTGAGTCCTTCTTGGGCATGAACATCTTTGGCACTGACTATTCGTTCAACAAACTGCGTCTGCCCGTCAACAAAACAGACTGGATTCGTCATGCACGTCCAGCTATAGTGAACGCCTTCTACTCCTCGCTGGAGAACAGCATAC AATTCCCCGCTGGCATATTGCAAGGTCACTTCTTCAATGCCCAACGACCAAAGTATATGAATTATGGCGCTATTGGTTACGTCATTGGTCACGAGATTACGCATGGCTTTGATGATCAGGGTCGTCAGTTTGATGTGAAGGGCAATCTGCGTGATTGGTGGGCACCGGACACCCAAAAGGCCTATCTGGCCAAGGCCCAATGCATTATTGATCAATATGGCAACTACACGGAGCGCACTACGGGTCTTAAT CTGAACGGCATCAATACTCAAGGTGAGAATATTGCCGATAATGGCGGTGTCAAGGAGGCCTATATCGCCTATCAACGCTGGATTGAGAAGCACGGTGCAGAGCCCAAGCTGCCTGGTCTGGACTACACACCTCAGCAGATGTTCTGGATATCGGCTGGCCAAACCTGGTGCGCCAAATATCGCAAAG AATCTCTGAAGATGAGAATTACCACTGGCGTGCACTCACCATCGGAGTTCCGTGTGCTGGGCCCATTCAGCAATGTCAAGGACTTTGCAAAGGACTTCCAGTGCCCAGAGGGCTCGTTCATGAATCCTGTGCAAAAGTGTGAAGTCTGGTAG